One window from the genome of Desulfobulbaceae bacterium encodes:
- a CDS encoding nucleoside phosphorylase, which translates to MDTECLISPRREKGEAEISGTVVLCPNPADVLRFVTLSKRYSAKQLFLYNSKLLRVSGGRDDFYICGPAVGAPMAVLALEKLIVLGARKIIVFGTCGAISKRLAVGDLFLPVSAFSEEGTSQHYPLADEPCSSQQLSESLVSCLKKINIEPTSGKIWTTDAPYRETREKIARYGGLGGMAVDMEFSALISVAAFRRVELAAVMIVSDLLTGDRWQSGFSDKGFKGKCAQVCELIFECCLGGEL; encoded by the coding sequence ATGGATACTGAATGTCTCATTTCACCGCGACGTGAAAAGGGTGAGGCTGAAATTTCCGGGACCGTGGTTTTATGTCCAAATCCGGCTGACGTGCTCAGGTTTGTCACGCTAAGCAAAAGATATTCGGCCAAACAGTTATTTTTGTACAACTCTAAATTGTTGCGGGTGTCAGGTGGCAGAGATGATTTTTACATCTGTGGGCCAGCTGTTGGTGCGCCGATGGCAGTTCTGGCGCTTGAAAAACTTATTGTTTTGGGAGCCAGGAAGATTATAGTGTTTGGTACTTGTGGTGCGATCAGCAAGAGGCTTGCAGTTGGCGATCTGTTTTTGCCTGTCAGTGCTTTCAGTGAGGAGGGGACTTCTCAACATTATCCCCTTGCCGATGAACCGTGTTCTTCCCAACAGCTCTCTGAAAGCCTGGTAAGCTGTCTTAAGAAGATAAATATTGAACCGACTTCGGGGAAGATATGGACCACCGATGCGCCATATCGTGAAACACGTGAGAAGATTGCGCGTTATGGTGGTCTTGGAGGTATGGCTGTCGACATGGAGTTTTCGGCGCTGATATCGGTCGCAGCCTTTCGTAGGGTTGAACTTGCTGCGGTAATGATTGTCTCAGATCTGCTAACCGGTGATCGTTGGCAATCGGGCTTTTCAGACAAAGGCTTTAAGGGCAAATGCGCTCAGGTCTGTGAATTGATATTCGAATGTTGTCTTGGTGGTGAATTATAA
- the atpE gene encoding ATP synthase F0 subunit C translates to MKKVTVLTAVMVLGATSLAMASGAAAAPATGVNIALICIAAALSVGIAALGCGIGMGSAVGGACTGTARNPEASGKITVTMIIGLALIESLTIYGLVISLILLYANPLI, encoded by the coding sequence ATGAAGAAAGTAACTGTTTTGACTGCTGTTATGGTATTGGGAGCGACTTCCCTTGCTATGGCTTCTGGCGCTGCTGCTGCACCTGCAACTGGCGTTAACATTGCACTGATCTGTATCGCTGCTGCGCTGTCTGTTGGTATCGCTGCGCTTGGTTGCGGTATTGGTATGGGTTCTGCGGTTGGCGGAGCGTGTACTGGTACAGCAAGAAATCCAGAAGCATCTGGTAAAATTACCGTTACCATGATTATTGGTCTTGCTCTTATCGAGTCTTTGACCATTTATGGTCTGGTTATCTCTTTGATTCTGCTTTACGCAAATCCATTGATCTAG
- the atpB gene encoding F0F1 ATP synthase subunit A — MEHPILFLSIILEAIGMPVPHTLVGDTLMAKLVSPHLTYTWLVMAFLILTPKLTMGTIEMIPGKGQNFWEALVGGIEGFMADNMGKEGARMMFPMLATFALYILVANMIGLMPGFMSPTSNLNITLGCTVIIFVTTHILGVKFHGPAYIKHFLGPIPWLIPLMFPIELISHLARILSLSIRLFGNIMAKETLLGILFLLAGAFFGPLPILCLGVLVSVVQSLVFVLLSILYFSAAMEHAH; from the coding sequence ATGGAACATCCAATACTCTTTTTATCCATAATTTTGGAAGCAATCGGAATGCCGGTGCCACATACGCTGGTTGGTGATACGTTGATGGCCAAGCTTGTGTCGCCACATTTGACCTATACATGGCTGGTTATGGCTTTTCTTATCCTGACCCCGAAGCTGACCATGGGTACGATTGAGATGATCCCCGGTAAAGGGCAAAACTTCTGGGAGGCGCTGGTCGGCGGGATAGAAGGTTTTATGGCGGACAATATGGGTAAGGAAGGGGCTCGGATGATGTTTCCGATGCTGGCCACTTTCGCGCTTTATATACTGGTTGCCAATATGATTGGGCTGATGCCTGGATTTATGTCTCCGACCTCAAACCTTAATATTACGCTGGGCTGTACGGTGATTATCTTCGTGACGACCCATATACTGGGAGTAAAATTCCATGGCCCGGCTTATATCAAACATTTCCTGGGGCCGATTCCATGGTTGATTCCCCTTATGTTCCCCATTGAGTTGATCAGTCATTTAGCGAGAATACTCTCCCTTTCAATTCGACTTTTTGGCAACATCATGGCCAAAGAGACGCTGCTGGGCATTCTGTTTCTGCTTGCCGGCGCATTCTTTGGCCCACTGCCAATATTGTGTCTTGGCGTATTGGTTTCAGTTGTTCAGTCGCTGGTTTTTGTGTTGCTGTCGATTCTTTATTTCTCAGCTGCGATGGAACACGCACATTAA
- a CDS encoding ATP synthase subunit I — translation MADADFSPVRGRSRVQESLPTVQTEGSIVKQQPMQQMDFPIKRVQLFNWVLLAVFSVSSLLFFSAKVAEGVLIGSLIANLSFLVLKRDLTRIFQGPVQLAKVRFFLKYYLRLFVLAVVLYLLVRNYQVHVIGLLVGLSTVVVGILITAIDVVKKNAFSMKEAV, via the coding sequence TTGGCTGATGCTGATTTTTCTCCTGTTAGGGGTCGCAGCCGGGTTCAAGAATCTCTACCAACTGTCCAGACGGAAGGATCTATAGTGAAGCAGCAACCGATGCAACAAATGGATTTTCCCATAAAAAGAGTACAGCTATTTAATTGGGTGTTGCTGGCTGTTTTCTCAGTATCCTCCTTGTTGTTTTTTTCTGCCAAGGTGGCAGAAGGGGTTTTGATAGGAAGCCTGATTGCAAATCTGAGTTTTCTGGTGCTTAAAAGAGATTTAACCAGAATTTTTCAGGGGCCGGTGCAGTTAGCGAAGGTGCGTTTCTTCCTTAAGTATTACTTACGTTTATTTGTACTTGCTGTTGTGCTGTATCTGCTGGTTCGTAATTATCAGGTGCACGTCATCGGCTTGCTTGTGGGTCTGTCAACAGTTGTCGTGGGAATTTTGATTACGGCAATCGATGTTGTGAAAAAAAATGCATTTTCTATGAAGGAGGCAGTGTAG
- a CDS encoding AtpZ/AtpI family protein: MEKPKKRNEYMRLLADFSTIGITLAACVFIGFGFGYYLDTKVFAGKTKPWLMLIFLLLGVAAGFKNLYQLSRRKDL; the protein is encoded by the coding sequence ATGGAAAAACCGAAAAAACGAAATGAGTACATGCGGTTGCTGGCCGATTTCTCCACTATCGGCATTACGCTTGCCGCTTGTGTGTTTATCGGTTTCGGTTTTGGTTATTATCTTGATACCAAGGTTTTTGCTGGAAAGACGAAACCTTGGCTGATGCTGATTTTTCTCCTGTTAGGGGTCGCAGCCGGGTTCAAGAATCTCTACCAACTGTCCAGACGGAAGGATCTATAG
- the hemL gene encoding glutamate-1-semialdehyde 2,1-aminomutase, with translation MKTDKSRAFFAKAQQSIPGGVSSPVRACKSVGCDPVFIERAKGSKVYDVDGNEYIDFVCSWGPMILGHTPDVVVHSITEAMKNGTSFGAPTPLEVELAELVCAAMPSVERVRFVSSGTEATMSAIRLARGYTKKNVVVKFDGCYHGHADSFLVKAGSGVITLGIPGSPGVPEDIVKNTISIPYNNFEMLEKTLAEQADNIACLIMEPVAANMGVVPAAPGFLEKVRELTKAHNILLIFDEVITGFRLGLGGAQEKFNIMPDLTCMGKIIGGGLPVGAYGGRKEIMNMIAPEGPVYQAGTLSGNPLAMAAGIATLKELAKPGFYEKLDQKAAGYALELEALAKKYSIPSTLNRVGSVMTAFFTESPVTDFDSAMTSDTKRFGQFYRDMLAQGIYLAPSQFEGAFISAAHSAQDLATALEKTESSFRKLAQS, from the coding sequence ATGAAAACTGATAAATCACGAGCCTTTTTTGCAAAAGCACAACAATCAATTCCTGGCGGGGTCAGCAGTCCTGTGAGGGCCTGTAAATCGGTGGGTTGCGACCCTGTCTTTATAGAGCGGGCAAAAGGTTCAAAAGTTTACGATGTCGACGGCAATGAATATATTGACTTTGTTTGTTCTTGGGGGCCGATGATTCTGGGTCATACTCCTGATGTTGTTGTGCACAGTATCACCGAAGCTATGAAGAATGGGACTAGTTTCGGTGCGCCGACCCCCTTGGAGGTCGAGCTTGCCGAGTTGGTTTGTGCCGCGATGCCTTCGGTTGAAAGGGTGCGATTTGTCAGTTCTGGAACTGAAGCGACTATGAGCGCGATACGACTAGCGCGCGGCTACACGAAAAAGAATGTAGTTGTTAAATTTGATGGATGTTACCACGGTCATGCCGATAGCTTTCTTGTTAAGGCCGGTTCTGGTGTGATCACCCTTGGCATCCCAGGCAGTCCCGGAGTTCCAGAGGATATTGTTAAAAATACAATATCGATCCCCTACAATAATTTTGAAATGCTGGAGAAAACGCTTGCCGAACAGGCTGACAATATAGCCTGTCTGATCATGGAGCCGGTGGCCGCAAACATGGGGGTCGTGCCTGCTGCACCTGGATTTCTGGAAAAGGTGCGCGAGTTGACCAAGGCGCATAATATTCTGCTAATCTTTGACGAAGTTATCACTGGATTCCGTCTAGGACTTGGCGGTGCTCAGGAAAAATTCAATATTATGCCGGATTTAACCTGTATGGGTAAGATTATTGGCGGCGGTCTCCCTGTCGGTGCTTATGGCGGCCGGAAAGAGATCATGAATATGATTGCTCCCGAGGGCCCTGTTTACCAGGCAGGCACTCTTTCCGGCAATCCTCTGGCAATGGCTGCGGGTATAGCAACCTTAAAAGAGCTTGCCAAGCCAGGTTTTTACGAGAAGCTTGATCAAAAGGCGGCCGGCTATGCCTTAGAGTTGGAAGCCTTGGCGAAGAAATACTCTATCCCTTCCACCCTGAATCGGGTCGGCTCTGTTATGACGGCATTTTTCACGGAGAGTCCGGTTACAGATTTTGACAGTGCCATGACCTCAGACACAAAACGCTTTGGTCAGTTCTACCGGGATATGCTGGCCCAAGGTATCTATTTGGCGCCGTCTCAGTTTGAGGGTGCATTTATCTCTGCAGCCCATTCGGCACAAGATCTGGCGACAGCATTAGAGAAAACTGAATCATCATTCAGAAAATTGGCCCAAAGCTGA